Proteins encoded by one window of Arachis hypogaea cultivar Tifrunner chromosome 1, arahy.Tifrunner.gnm2.J5K5, whole genome shotgun sequence:
- the LOC112798124 gene encoding protein TORNADO 2, with protein MALSNNVIGGINLGAVLLSIPIIGTGIWLSTEVAESCVKVLEWAVLMLGIVMMVVGLAGLAGALLWRVQQVRVMIFYLVAMLVLIVLLLCLVVLVYTVTLRGHGNVQPNRSYLEYHLDDFSLWLRRRVRSSRIRTCLSKTNVCARLNQSYRMPQDFFNAHLTPMQSGCCKPPTECGYTFVNPTYWISPISTAADADCTRWSNDQMQLCYNCDSCKAGVLAAVRKEWRAANLILLITLLPLVALYLAAFFAFRNAKTDQLFRRYRQGYT; from the coding sequence ATGGCACTGAGCAACAATGTGATAGGAGGCATCAACTTAGGGGCGGTGCTGCTGTCGATTCCAATAATTGGGACCGGGATATGGCTGAGCACAGAGGTAGCGGAATCGTGTGTGAAGGTTCTAGAATGGGCGGTGCTTATGTTGGGGATTGTGATGATGGTGGTGGGTCTGGCGGGATTGGCGGGAGCATTATTGTGGAGAGTCCAGCAGGTGAGGGTGATGATATTCTACCTGGTAGCCATGCTGGTGCTAATCGTGTTGCTGCTGTGCCTGGTGGTGTTGGTGTACACGGTCACCCTTAGAGGCCACGGCAACGTTCAACCCAACCGCTCATACTTGGAATACCACTTGGATGACTTCTCGCTTTGGCTTCGTCGAAGGGTTAGAAGCTCTCGTATCAGAACCTGCCTTTCCAAAACCAATGTGTGCGCTCGCTTGAACCAAAGTTACCGAATGCCTCAGGACTTCTTTAATGCGCATCTGACACCCATGCAGTCAGGGTGCTGTAAGCCACCAACAGAATGCGGTTACACCTTTGTGAATCCAACGTACTGGATAAGCCCCATCAGCACGGCAGCAGATGCCGACTGCACACGCTGGAGCAACGACCAGATGCAGCTCTGCTACAACTGTGACTCCTGTAAGGCCGGTGTCTTGGCCGCCGTCAGAAAAGAATGGAGAGCGGCCAATCTCATACTCCTCATTACTTTGCTTCCTCTCGTTGCACTCTACCTCGCTGCCTTCTTTGCCTTTCGGAACGCAAAAACTGACCAACTCTTCCGCAGATACAGGCAAGGATACACCTAG
- the LOC112732715 gene encoding RING-H2 finger protein ATL30-like — protein MAFSVVYLCKYCFVSVLHSWAFHQSFSGSLLRPSSTNRSSSIGLDPSMLQTFPTFVYSSVKDLRSLECAICLLEFQDDSLIRLLTICCHVFHQECIDLWLYSHKTCPVCRTNLEEHKSGEGEISGSSGGADIRIDIITDMATQGSGGHQGTGGEDHSCNDEHDHNNNGVQQEHKFARSHSTGHSIVFRGEEEEKDDKYTLRLPRHIIRGRHHYSKSCTSFQEMQMTTSTRPCSNCGFVESVSSCSTSLAHIQIS, from the coding sequence CAGCGTTGTGTACTTGTGCAAGTACTGCTTTGTAAGCGTCCTCCACTCTTGGGCCTTCCACCAGAGTTTCTCTGGTTCATTGCTTCGTCCTTCATCAACAAATAGGTCTTCCTCAATAGGCCTTGATCCTTCCATGCTTCAAACGTTCCCAACCTTTGTGTATTCCTCCGTAAAGGACCTCCGCAGCCTAGAATGTGCCATTTGCTTGCTCGAATTCCAGGACGACAGCTTGATTCGCCTCTTGACTATTTGCTGCCATGTTTTCCACCAAGAATGCATTGACCTTTGGCTTTATTCCCACAAGACTTGCCCTGTTTGCCGCACAAACCTCGAGGAGCATAAATCAGGAGAAGGAGAAATCAGTGGTAGCAGTGGTGGTGCTGACATACGCATTGACATAATAACAGACATGGCCACCCAAGGTAGTGGGGGTCATCAGGGTACAGGAGGAGAGGATCATTCGTGTAATGACGAACATGATCATAATAATAATGGGGTGCAGCAAGAACACAAGTTTGCAAGGTCACACTCAACGGGCCATTCCATAGTTtttagaggagaagaagaagaaaaagatgataaATATACCTTGAGGCTGCCTCGACACATTATAAGAGGGCGGCACCACTATTCTAAGAGTTGTACAAGTTTTCAAGAGATGCAGATGACGACTTCGACTAGGCCTTGTAGTAATTGCGGCTTTGTTGAATCTGTATCTAGCTGCTCCACCTCTCTCGCTCATATCCAAATTTCTTGA